Below is a genomic region from Dioscorea cayenensis subsp. rotundata cultivar TDr96_F1 chromosome 14, TDr96_F1_v2_PseudoChromosome.rev07_lg8_w22 25.fasta, whole genome shotgun sequence.
TTTGTTGCTTGAGCCTCAGGGAACCATAGAGGTTGAGATGCAACATTTGCAGAAGACTGCGGACCATTTGGAACACTAGTAGGAGTATATGTAAGGCCACCCAGTGCATCCCCAAAATCAAAGTTAGGAACCGtttctgttgcttgtgcaacagCTGGAAAGGGTTCAGCGCCACCAACCATGCTAGGAGGCTGGAGAATAGTTGGTTCAGAACTCTGTGGCTGAGCCGAGAAATTTTCTGGCGGAGTTGCCTTGAATGGGGGATCCCCGAAAGGATTTTCACCAGGCTGCATGATAGATCAAAAAAGTAATGCCCACTCAAGCTAAGAAGAAAACTAAGCGAGCGGAAGAAAGGATGCAACACATCAATATCATGCTGTGCTTATTGCAGCTTTCTATTTTAGtgtaaaaagaagaaaattccaTTCAAATTTTGCCGGCAAGGATAAATAGGAAGAAACGGATGATGATCAGAACATGACAAGCTTTAACATTATGCATACCTTTTGGAGAAGTTTAGAAAGTTGAGATGCCATATTTTTAGTATGAGGTAAATTCAATATAAACCTTTGTTTTGAGAAAATAGTACCAAGACACTTGCCAAAAGTAAAGGCTTCCCTGAGGATAGTGAGATCGTACCTGGCTCATTACAGTGGATGCAGTTGATAGTGCCACAAAGTCTGTTCCATAGCCAGAATTGATTGACGAATCAGGTTCAGATGGTGCATCTGAAGCCACAGGCATTAAGGCTAATGAATTTGCATCTGATACTGCTAATGACCCGAAGAAGTCCATATCAGGGGGAAAAGCAGCCTGAGGGACAGCTGatcaatttaagaaaaaaagactTGTTACTTCccaatgaaatatatttttatatcagtttacatcaacaaaataactgTTTGTAATTTTAGCATCACCTGACCAAGGATGGTAGTAGATAAAAGATCCACCAAGATGAAATTCAAGTCAAAGCAATCTTAAGGTATAAGAGTAGTACACTAGTACATGCTCTAGGTTCTCTACCATAGATGTTTACATATTCATTCCAGTTAAACAACTCATTTGATGCTCCTTAAGGAGAGTAATAAGATGATTTACAGGAAGATCATACTATTTAGATTTTACTTGTACACCATGAAAGGtttaatcatttaaatttaattgtttaattgagAAATACAGTTGACGATAAAACTGAGGAGAAACATCTTAAATCATTTCCACCACAGTGAAAAACTTACTGACTCCAGCAGAAACAACAGGAAGCAAACCAAGAACTATGCTCTTGTATGCCCAATAGGAAAAGATTAACAACATTGGTTTCAGTAAACCAGATGCCATAAAATTTCCATAGACCAAGAAACAAAAACTTCTTCGCCCTCATATTGTTCAGTTCTAGTTGATATCATATATTGTTTACTTGGATTCAGAGTAAATAGTTCCACAATAAAGCATCCAGAAATAAATGGCAGAAGTTAAAGAACATGAAAATAGCAAGTGAAATGGGTTTGGCACACATACAGAGGGCATTCAGGATATGGATTACCTGGTGTAGAGCGTGGGTCAAACTCATCAAATGGATCAACTTCTTTGGTGGAAGCTGCCACTGGTACCCCTTCCACAACATGATCAGGACCTTGACCTGAACTTCCAGCAGGAGAGGAAACTTTAGGTACAACAGGCGAAGATTCATTTTGTGGGGATGCTGCTACAGAGCCTCCATCCCTTagatagaaaaaacaaaagtcaGGAACAAGGGGGATCattatcaatctcatcatcCTCGAGGTGGATATCCTACTTTTCATCCTGAATATGGTTTTGGGCATCTTTCAGAGCTTCTTCATAGCTTGGCGGTGCACCAATAGAGTCTGGAATCTTGTACTCTTGTCTTCCGGAAGCACAATTTTTatcaaggaaaagaaaacatattaaaatttcGCCCCAcatatgtaattaaaaattatgaaccATGTGAAAACATGCACTACAGTAATAAAGGCCAAGGCCTAGGATATTATTTCACCTTTCATCTTGGGGAAAGCCATCAGCTCTGCTACCACTGCTACTGCACCATTAAGAGGATTGTGAGGAAGTCTTTCTTATCATGCAGAGAAGCATGTTTTCCAAGGAGAGAAAAAGCCAAATTAAAGCACACTTTTGAGCAAGAAGCATACCGAGACGAATAGCGATCGTCATCTTCATGTGATCTCTCTGTATCCCTATCAGTGCTCCTCCTGTTCCTTGAACCATATTGGTAATCATCATTACCACGGCCCCTGTAATCACCATCTCTGTAGCTGTCTCTAACACAGCGGTCATCAAGATCCCTGCCATACCGATCTCCGTCTCTGCTATAAGGGTCCTTAGATCTGCCATACCTGTCATCATCTCTGCTGCCCCAATCCCTTTCTTTCCCATACCCATTTCTGTCATCTTCCCTATTTCCATAACGATCATCATCATATCGGTCACCATAGCCTCCTGGTCTATTTGAACGATACCTGTTGATTTATATCATATAAGATCCTGTGTTGCTTGCTGGATGCTTTCTTCCAACAACTAAATTGAAGTTACCTAAGCAAACTCACTTGTCTTTGTTATTAAGGGCTTTCTGCCTGACCTCAAGAACCCTTTCTTTGTCATTGACAAGAGAAACAAGACTCAGCGATTTCCTTCGTACATTGCTTCCCTGATCCCTTCCGGAAGAATCAATATACTGGAAATCTGATAATGTCTGTCACACCAAacaatctagtcaaggcttcaGAAATTCAAAACACGGTGCCTCATGATAAAATAAGTAAGGTTTCACAGTACACAAACAGAAAGACAATAGAATTTATTACTGATAGCTGGTAAGCATGTTCCCTGATTTCATCAATGACACGCTCAGATCCATTTGCTACCAGATATTCCAAAACAGTCAATGCCTGAATtcaaaggataaaaaaataattaaattttacttgCATGATTGCAAATAAGGAACAAGAGAATTTAAAACCATCGGGCAATAGCTAACATAATACCTTGTAGACATGACGCCAATTTTTACCAGTATCATTAATCCGCTTCCAGATCACATTCATGATCAGCTGGTACTCATGGCTGAAAAGTTGCTTAAATCAAAACTATATTCACTGGGAAGAAATAAAGCCAAAGGGTTCTGAGCAGATAACACAGTAAGCTCACTAGTTTCGGGTAGCAAGTGCAATATCTGCCAGATTTGATCCATGAGGACCCCAAGGTTCATTGCTTGTAGCATCAAGAACCTAATTGAaagtggaaaaagaaaagatactaTTCAGGCTGACCGTTTATaagtaattataaaatttgaacAAGTGCAAAGCCAATATGTTCTACCTTTTGCTCTATGCCTGGCACCTTCAAGACTTTCTTATTGACCTCTCTCTTACTGCAAATCATCAGAAGTTATCCAATGAGTAAATAGCGAGTTtcaacaaaatgtatatatgaataaacatatgagaaagaaaaataatgcttctgcaaaaatccacataaATACAGATGCGTAGTTATAGAAATAAGGAAGCATTCTTACAGGTCTCTCACAGTTTGACCAAAAACTTTTTTCATGATtgtttaaaaattgattataaatgCCTTTTTCCTTCGAAAACCTTCCTTGCGCCCCAGGTCACAAGTAGTTTCCTGTAACTGCACAACAAGACAAAGCAAAGCATCAAACACAGAAACCTCAGATGCTGAATTTAAAGGACCCAAGAAGTAGCATACAGAATAATCATATAAAATTGTATAAAGGAGACAACTTTTATAAAAGCCAGCCAATGGAACACATTCATTTACTCTCAAAGCTTAAAAAAGGCGAAGGCTTCCACCAggcaaaacatgaaaaacacaaaaaacaaaatcgaATAGCAAAATAAAGGGCATTTTCAAGCCGAAAACTGAAAACTTCATCAAATTAAAACATCTTCCAAAAcagaaaaaagagaataaattttcgaaaaaatactttttataatttaccAATTCGGATTCAAATTTGAATTCTTAACCAAGATAAACAGGGGTCATCAGGGGGAAAACCCCACCAACCTAAAATTTGCATCAAAAAGACTTATATTCCAGAATGCCAACAATGCACGAAATTCCCAATCAAATGTTGAACAGCAAAACCGAGATTTTCCCAAAAGATGCaacttttttattatcaaatctCGAACTTTTTCATCCAAATCGACattgaaaaaagtgaaagacAACTCTAAATCCTACACCCAAAAGTCACCATCAACAACTAatcacattttaaaaattaaaataaaaaacgcTCATCAAACAGATCTAAATGGCAGcaccaaacaaagaaaagcgAGAATCCAACCAAACCTCAAACCGATTCCCAGAAAACCAGATCAGATCCGGCTCCAAACCAAAGAAAAGCCCGCAATGGGAGAGATCGCGAGCAATAAATTTGAAGGATCCGAACTCAATGTGAGGAAACAGAGGGCTTAGAGGGGATCAAAGTGGAAGAATGGAGGGAGAGGCTGGGGATCCTACCCGGAAATCACGAAGGAGCTTCGAGAGCTGAAGCGCAAGATCCGGCGATAGAGACGAATTTAGGgcctatttttctctcttttatatttatatatatatatatataaaataaaaataatttttttgccGCTTTTTCCGCGCTATAAACAGAACAGATCTAAATCCGTTTCACGTTTCCCTGTCTCGAAATTCACTATTAGTCCCtaaattaaatccaaattttgattttggtcCTTATTTAGAGTCCCTAAAAGAGTTTACGTTTTGatgaattattttagttttttaattcaGTTAAAATGTTACTGAATCTGTCTAAAGCAAAGATGCCTGGATACTTTTTACACCtgtgaataataattatttattatataaacaaatttatagttttaaatttgaAGATGTTTATGTTAGTgaaatgatttaatttaaaattctagTGTAATATGTATCTCAAagttttcaagtatatatatgaagaacaaaagagattattgttataaaatgaattgaatttataGAACACCCCTgcaataaaataattgatattttatttcccTTCCAACtccatatttttataataataaaaataataaaactgcATTAAAGGTAAAATGAAAACAGGTATTTATTTCACaatgtgaaaatgaaaatatctaAATGTGATTTACAACAGCCAGTGGTTAGAGGACAGCAAGAGGAacatattaagaaataaaaggttcCTTCAATCACTGGTTTGCTTGTACACAGTTTCTAAACATTCTTTGGCCCTGTGAACTTTGGATTGGAGATAAAAGCTCCCACCACTGGCATTCCTTTCAAACATTGAGTTGTATTTCTGaataaatggaatgaaaattaATAACAGTAATATGATTCAGAAGAGATGCATATGATAAACAGGTAGAGCATAAAGTATAGAAGTATTGAATCTACCTGCATGATCTCGTCCCATGAGGAGTGCTCGGTGACCCCAAGAACTTGCCTGGCTTCTTGTTCGGTCATAGCTCTGCTTGATTTGAAGACATTCTTCACTGTTTCTTGTGCAACTCCAGTTTTGTTCGCATCTAAATGTAGATCAGAAGAACACACATTGGCATCAGTTtacaaagcaaaataaaattttgatacaTCTTTATATTTCGTTATGATTGGCTGTTCCTCACATATGCAGGCATACAGTGTATCAGGATAttcaatttcatcaaacacaaaatgTTTCCCTCACAATTAAACCAGATATCAGATTAGTTGTTTCTTCAGAATTTAGATGTGGATaagtatataattatttaagtgaAAGTTATCACGACTCTCTGAAGAGATCTAGCGAAGAAACTAATAAAAGCATCGAACAAAGGTATCATCTTTCAAGCCCAGCTGTCAGCTAAGCACAAACCCTTCACCCCAAAAAATGTGATGCATATTGGTATTGAACTAGAAATGGGggaaaaacagaaaagaaaaggatcaaACAATGGGAAAACTTTGCTTACTCTCAAGTGCTTTACGATATGCTTGGAACACAGCCCTCCCGAGTATTCCAGAGCCCATTACTAGCAAGTTAGCAAGAAGTTTTGCAGCCTAATTGAACAAGAACCAAgagaaaaatacaaagtgaTTGTCTGCATATCATCTTTGATAAATAGTACATGTAAATACCAAAAACAACGTACATATTGAATTTGACAGTGAATCAAATTCACCAACTTGCTGCAAATCTATCAAAAGAACAATAACATATTTGTATCGAAtgcaaagcaaaaataaaaacaactatgCAGACATTATTCGTAAAGGCAACAACAATTTGCAGTAAAAGAGGAACATGTTAGAGAATTAATCATACAGGTCAAGCTAACATAAAGTAAAAGATTGGCATTTAGTCATCCCAGAAGGGCCAGAACATAGAAAGCTAACAATAAAATGTCCACTTTTTTCCTCTACATCCTTTTCCATAATTCTTTTGGCCAGATATTTCAATCTTtaaaattatctaaaattttCATTCTAACAATGCGATTGAGtaaacaaacaaaccaaagACATCACTACCTCAATTGTTTCTCCTCTTTTGTCTAAAGTTTCATTTGGGGGTAGAAATAAGAtagaattaaatcaaatataatcaCGACCTCCAATCAATCTATCAAATAAACAAGctataattaagccctagaacACAATTCAGCAATGCAATGACACTGACACATCGAATGAGCACTGacaaaaaaatctaatctttcAGTCAAACTCCAATCAATCTATCAGATAAACAGACCCAATTAAACCCTAGAACGCAATTTCAGTAACAATCCATTAGAGCATCTaataaacacaaagaaaaatctaatctttcattcaaacccaaaataaaaaaccaaaaacaaaagtgaATTAGGGCATGAGAGGCCACTAACCATTATCGATTGAGAACAACGCCGATCTCAGACGAAAAACTAGGGTTTCTACGAGGGCCCTTTGTCGTCACCGGCGCGAATGAGAAAGAGGGACGGACATATAAAACCCAATAACGGATTTCGGATCCTTCGATAACGACCCGAATCCGCCCACAATTTCGGATCCGCATTAACGGGTCCAAACCCGACCCGTTTCATTCTTATCTTTATAAGTTTATAATTATCAAACCTTTTTATAgaatttctaataaaatttaaaaaagggatatttttttagtaaatgcaatataattaattaaaaaacacaatatctgcaagtaaaaataagagccattaaTTAATGCTAtaaattttcttcaatttttttttctcccacaAAGAGACActaattaaaacacaaaaattaagaaaacgaCTAAAGTgaaaaaataagggaaaattcaAGTAACTCTATATAAGATAAcaggttaatatatatatatatgattataatCAAAAGAGTTAAGATACAGCATGCAGcccagaatatatatatatatatatatataaaaagcttTACATATTGAGGTCCTCTCTAAGTTTTATCATACAAAAAATGGATCAGTTGACCTACACACAcacatttgcatatatatatatatatatatataaattgggaCATTAGAAATCAGATATCATAAACCAAGTCCATTCTTGCTAGATTTCTGCAGTTAAGAGCCAAAATGTTGTTCATGatgtttcttcttcatttgacAGCCAAAAAGTTGTCCATAATGTTGTTGATATCTTTATATTTCTAAGTTGAAATTTCACTGATCTGAGAGTGACCAAGCTGCTCAGACTCCCAGTTCAGTTTTGGTGCCACTCCTTCATGACATGGAGAGTACTCCTGCAATCAACAATTTAATCCAAAACAATCAATACTAATTGttgaaaaacaaacattcagtaaatataatttaaagtttttaaacatTACTTCGAGTTTCTCAACCAATTCCTTTAGCATTCGAAGCTGAAACGATGATATGCCTTGCTGTTGGCTTGATAAAATCCTTCCTCTACAGCTTGGTCGATGAATGAAAGCAGGGAGTTGTAGTACCCATCGACATTCAGTAATCCAACCTGAAACAAATGATGATAAGCtctcatcttcttttcttaatttcacCTGTGCATTGTGTGTGTAGTagtaaagaaattaaattaccGGCTTGTTATGTATGCCCAATTGTGCCCAAGTAATCACTTCAAGAAGCTCTTCGAGTGTACCATAACCTCCTGTGCAGTAAAAACTCAAATGAGATTTGAATTCTTCCTTTCTGTGTATTTTCAGTAATTGACTTCAAGAAAGCAAATATAATGAATGGTGAAAGGAGTTGAGATTTGTGTGTATAATGAATGATGCAAGAGTGTGAACAAAAGGAAATTGTCCTGAAAATTCTATTCTGTTTCTCAATTGAAATTCAATGTTCAATGGCAAACCATTAACAAGTTTCAATAGGGGTATAATGAACAGTGAAAAAAAGTTCATTTCTGCACATTTTTAAGTgatacaattttattttcagtAATTGACTTCAAGAAAGCAAATACAATGAACAGTGAAAGTAGTTGAGATTTGTGTGTATAATGTGTGATAAAAGAGTGAACAAAATGAAAGTGTCTTTGAAAATTCTATTCTGTTTCACAATGGAAATTCAATGCTCAATGGCAACCATTAACAAGTATAATGAACAGTGAAAAGAAGTTAATTTCTGTGCATTTTTTAAGTGATGCAATTGAGTAAAGTATCTTTCATTCAATTCTATTCCTCTTTGAAAGTTTAAATGCCAACCATTAACATCCACTTGGTATAAAAAGTATAGAGAAAAGGAGATTGATTCATGTGCAATATTGAGTGATAGGAAATGCAGGTTATACACAAACCAGGTAAAGCAATAAAGGCATCAGAATGCCTGGCCATCTCAGCTTTTCTCT
It encodes:
- the LOC120275440 gene encoding mitochondrial import inner membrane translocase subunit PAM16 like 2-like, producing MAAKLLANLLVMGSGILGRAVFQAYRKALENANKTGVAQETVKNVFKSSRAMTEQEARQVLGVTEHSSWDEIMQKYNSMFERNASGGSFYLQSKVHRAKECLETVYKQTSD
- the LOC120275436 gene encoding clathrin interactor EPSIN 2-like isoform X4; translated protein: MKKVFGQTVRDLKREVNKKVLKVPGIEQKVLDATSNEPWGPHGSNLADIALATRNYHEYQLIMNVIWKRINDTGKNWRHVYKALTVLEYLVANGSERVIDEIREHAYQLSTLSDFQYIDSSGRDQGSNVRRKSLSLVSLVNDKERVLEVRQKALNNKDKYRSNRPGGYGDRYDDDRYGNREDDRNGYGKERDWGSRDDDRYGRSKDPYSRDGDRYGRDLDDRCVRDSYRDGDYRGRGNDDYQYGSRNRRSTDRDTERSHEDDDRYSSRGSRADGFPQDERQEYKIPDSIGAPPSYEEALKDAQNHIQDEKDGGSVAASPQNESSPVVPKVSSPAGSSGQGPDHVVEGVPVAASTKEVDPFDEFDPRSTPAVPQAAFPPDMDFFGSLAVSDANSLALMPVASDAPSEPDSSINSGYGTDFVALSTASTVMSQPGENPFGDPPFKATPPENFSAQPQSSEPTILQPPSMVGGAEPFPAVAQATETVPNFDFGDALGGLTYTPTSVPNGPQSSANVASQPLWFPEAQATNDILDALLPPTGVPTMASSLPAQPVGMTHMQTPHMNIPPQTEVSASLAPQSVQFPSYVSQPAAPSSIQTAPLGHALQSSALAANDPLAALTTGLPTVKSQPSIDKFEPKSTVWADTLSRGLVNLNISGPKINPLADIGIDFESINRKEKREAKSSAAPVTTSTITMGKAMGTGSGIGRAGASGLAPPPNHMAGFWNWHGHGTWWSGQGMGIGGSYGSAMNQPMNQAMGMGGMNMNMNMGMGMGMNMGMAPGAPMRPPMGMPPNHPQGPGMPGAGYNPMIGTRSL
- the LOC120275436 gene encoding clathrin interactor EPSIN 2-like isoform X1, which translates into the protein MKKVFGQTVRDLKREVNKKVLKVPGIEQKVLDATSNEPWGPHGSNLADIALATRNYHEYQLIMNVIWKRINDTGKNWRHVYKALTVLEYLVANGSERVIDEIREHAYQLSTLSDFQYIDSSGRDQGSNVRRKSLSLVSLVNDKERVLEVRQKALNNKDKYRSNRPGGYGDRYDDDRYGNREDDRNGYGKERDWGSRDDDRYGRSKDPYSRDGDRYGRDLDDRCVRDSYRDGDYRGRGNDDYQYGSRNRRSTDRDTERSHEDDDRYSSRSSGSRADGFPQDERRQEYKIPDSIGAPPSYEEALKDAQNHIQDEKDGGSVAASPQNESSPVVPKVSSPAGSSGQGPDHVVEGVPVAASTKEVDPFDEFDPRSTPAVPQAAFPPDMDFFGSLAVSDANSLALMPVASDAPSEPDSSINSGYGTDFVALSTASTVMSQPGENPFGDPPFKATPPENFSAQPQSSEPTILQPPSMVGGAEPFPAVAQATETVPNFDFGDALGGLTYTPTSVPNGPQSSANVASQPLWFPEAQATNDILDALLPPTGVPTMASSLPAQPVGMTHMQTPHMNIPPQTEVSASLAPQSVQFPSYVSQPAAPSSIQTAPLGHALQSSALAANDPLAALTTGLPTVKSQPSIDKFEPKSTVWADTLSRGLVNLNISGPKINPLADIGIDFESINRKEKREAKSSAAPVTTSTITMGKAMGTGSGIGRAGASGLAPPPNHMAGFWNWHGHGTWWSGQGMGIGGSYGSAMNQPMNQAMGMGGMNMNMNMGMGMGMNMGMAPGAPMRPPMGMPPNHPQGPGMPGAGYNPMIGTRSL
- the LOC120275436 gene encoding clathrin interactor EPSIN 2-like isoform X3, translating into MKKVFGQTVRDLKREVNKKVLKVPGIEQKVLDATSNEPWGPHGSNLADIALATRNYHEYQLIMNVIWKRINDTGKNWRHVYKALTVLEYLVANGSERVIDEIREHAYQLSTLSDFQYIDSSGRDQGSNVRRKSLSLVSLVNDKERVLEVRQKALNNKDKYRSNRPGGYGDRYDDDRYGNREDDRNGYGKERDWGSRDDDRYGRSKDPYSRDGDRYGRDLDDRCVRDSYRDGDYRGRGNDDYQYGSRNRRSTDRDTERSHEDDDRYSSRGSRADGFPQDERRQEYKIPDSIGAPPSYEEALKDAQNHIQDEKDGGSVAASPQNESSPVVPKVSSPAGSSGQGPDHVVEGVPVAASTKEVDPFDEFDPRSTPAVPQAAFPPDMDFFGSLAVSDANSLALMPVASDAPSEPDSSINSGYGTDFVALSTASTVMSQPGENPFGDPPFKATPPENFSAQPQSSEPTILQPPSMVGGAEPFPAVAQATETVPNFDFGDALGGLTYTPTSVPNGPQSSANVASQPLWFPEAQATNDILDALLPPTGVPTMASSLPAQPVGMTHMQTPHMNIPPQTEVSASLAPQSVQFPSYVSQPAAPSSIQTAPLGHALQSSALAANDPLAALTTGLPTVKSQPSIDKFEPKSTVWADTLSRGLVNLNISGPKINPLADIGIDFESINRKEKREAKSSAAPVTTSTITMGKAMGTGSGIGRAGASGLAPPPNHMAGFWNWHGHGTWWSGQGMGIGGSYGSAMNQPMNQAMGMGGMNMNMNMGMGMGMNMGMAPGAPMRPPMGMPPNHPQGPGMPGAGYNPMIGTRSL
- the LOC120275436 gene encoding clathrin interactor EPSIN 2-like isoform X2, encoding MKKVFGQTVRDLKREVNKKVLKVPGIEQKVLDATSNEPWGPHGSNLADIALATRNYHEYQLIMNVIWKRINDTGKNWRHVYKALTVLEYLVANGSERVIDEIREHAYQLSTLSDFQYIDSSGRDQGSNVRRKSLSLVSLVNDKERVLEVRQKALNNKDKYRSNRPGGYGDRYDDDRYGNREDDRNGYGKERDWGSRDDDRYGRSKDPYSRDGDRYGRDLDDRCVRDSYRDGDYRGRGNDDYQYGSRNRRSTDRDTERSHEDDDRYSSRSSGSRADGFPQDERQEYKIPDSIGAPPSYEEALKDAQNHIQDEKDGGSVAASPQNESSPVVPKVSSPAGSSGQGPDHVVEGVPVAASTKEVDPFDEFDPRSTPAVPQAAFPPDMDFFGSLAVSDANSLALMPVASDAPSEPDSSINSGYGTDFVALSTASTVMSQPGENPFGDPPFKATPPENFSAQPQSSEPTILQPPSMVGGAEPFPAVAQATETVPNFDFGDALGGLTYTPTSVPNGPQSSANVASQPLWFPEAQATNDILDALLPPTGVPTMASSLPAQPVGMTHMQTPHMNIPPQTEVSASLAPQSVQFPSYVSQPAAPSSIQTAPLGHALQSSALAANDPLAALTTGLPTVKSQPSIDKFEPKSTVWADTLSRGLVNLNISGPKINPLADIGIDFESINRKEKREAKSSAAPVTTSTITMGKAMGTGSGIGRAGASGLAPPPNHMAGFWNWHGHGTWWSGQGMGIGGSYGSAMNQPMNQAMGMGGMNMNMNMGMGMGMNMGMAPGAPMRPPMGMPPNHPQGPGMPGAGYNPMIGTRSL